TCCTCTTGGTATCTACCTTTCCATAAACCTCCCTATTCCATATTATGATGTCTTTCTTTAAGAGCCTTAGTTTCTGAACCAAAATGTAATCTGGTGTACCCCTGACTGTGTATGAGAGCCACCAGTCATTGACCATCTCCAAAAAGCCTTCAGATTGAAGCCACATATTTTCAAACTTGAAATATGAGGATGTGGCTTCCTAGTCTCCACATTCAAATATAATAGGTGTATGATCTGAGATTACCCTAGCCATTGCACTCTGCTTTACATCTTTGAACACATCACTCCGTTCATTAGAGATTAAAAATCTGTCAATTCTGGAAGCTTGGTTCTCTCCTCTTGACCATGTGTACTGCGCCCCTGTAATGGGAGATCAATCAATTTCAGGTTTGAGATTAGATCTGAAAAGTTCTTCATTGCCCTGGATCTCCTTGTGCAATTGAGCCTTTCAGTTTCATATCTACAAACATTGAAGTCACCTCCAATTACCCAATTATCGGACCAAAGACCCTTGATTgatgccaattcaagccaaagtACATTTCTTTCTGAGTTGGTATGAGAGCCATATACACCTGTAAATACCCATTTGAAGTCTTCTGCGAGGCTTTCAAATCTGCATGAAATTGAGTAAGTTCCAGCTTGGGTGTCAACACATTGCCAGGTTCTTCTATCCCACATGATAATTATTCCTCCTTTGCTTCCCCATGCTTTGAGTTCAGCCCATGAGACCCATCTATTTCCCAAATTTGTCTAATCCATGGGATGCACCAGTTTTCAATTTTAGTTATCTGTAGGCAAAAAAAATTCACCCTCCATTTCCTTAAAAGGGATTCCaaagctatgttgctcggactctccaaaaGTGCTGCCGCTAGGGCTGCTTAACGGGCGGATCGAgcagttatttactcttaacgatttggcttatcggttatcggtttttaaatgtattaatccgctagccacccgataagatatcgggcggattagTATCGGTTTAGCTATTATCGGGCGGTTATCGAGCGGTTATCGGTTTAGTTTCAGTTGATTGAAACTTAACATACTTCAACATAGTGTTGGGGAGTACATCCTCGAGACAACAATATAGTCAACATTTCTCATACATATATATCAACTAAATTACACCATGAGGCCATATTACTAGAATCAAATACTGGATATCAAAAGAGAAGTAATCTACAGAGATCCATCACTATACCCATGATGAAAGATTACTTTGGGCGAAATACCTTATTGGAAAATAACAGACGATACATTTTTTTACCTCCTCTTTCTGTCTTCCTTGCTTTGCTGGCTATGCGTGTGTGTGGTTGTTGTTTGAGAATTTCTTGACATAGTAAGGTAATGTCACTGATGAAGAcagttaaaaaacaaaaatcacaacttGGTTAAGATTGAACTTAATGTCACTAGTTCAACACATCCCTTCAATCCAAATAAGTAAGACATAAACAATAGTTAGTTTGAGAAAATTCAGTTAAAGATCTTGCTAATAAGTAATGGAAAAACTATCCCTATTTATCAACTTATATAGAAAAACTTCATTCTTTAACTTAATATCAACCAAATATTTATCAACTCAAATATTATCCAGGCTTGTGTTATAACATCCTTTAACTGAATATCAACCTGATTTTCAATTGAAGTGAAGAAAAGAATGATTAGAATAGATTATGCATCTTTAACTTGCAAAACATGGCCATACATTTTTTGACTTCCTCTTTCCTTCTTCCTTGCTCTGCTGGCTATGCGTGTGTGTGTGGTTGTTGTTTGAGAATTTCTTGACATAGGAAGGTAACGTCACTGATGAAGCTATTCATTGAAATTTGAAAAGGCAGCCCGGTTAGCCacctttattttgaaaattagtTCAAGACCTTATGTTTCtaattcaaacttgtaccaattaGTACCAGTTTAAGTATTGAAAAGGCAGGCGAGTCGGCGAAAGCCGAGAGGGAGAGGCGAGACGgcgagagggagagggagagggagagggagagggagagggagatgCGAGAGGGTTGGCTGCTAGGTTTAGATGCTAAGGTTTCTAAAGTGTAAATGTTAATAGTTTAATACTGATTATTGGTCTCCAGTAGGGAGGAGACTCAATGGCCAATTAGATACTTCCAAGCAATCAGTACAATTTACTTTGCACTTCGTACAATTGTCCAAAGCAgtaatatggataaaaataaatatatatatatatatatatatatatatatatatatatatatatatatatatatatatattttaacgggttaacggattatccgttaagaaaattgaataatccgcccccaaaccgataaacCGTTTTCAATCCGTTCCccatccgttaaaccgttaacccaataccaataagccattaagcttcggtttcggttcggttttcgttttgaacacccctagctgccgcacccgtgtcggatccttcaaaaatgcactaaatttggaggatccgacacgcacccaacaacatttttgaagagtccgagTAATATAGTTCCAAAGTACTTTTTTTCTTATCATGTAGACCCTACACATTCCAACTAAGGATTTATACCTTCATTTGGAATGAGCTTTTTGAGACCTGCCCCTGGTTTTTCTGCTACCGCTGCCCTCCTACCGCTGCCCTCCGGTAGACCCCATTTCAATTTGTTGAGTTCCATTTCCCCTTTGGACTTTCCTTTTTTAGAACTAGAAGGTGACTCAGGTTGTAGATGGATCTGCATTTTCCTTCTTTCGTCCATCCTTAAGACAATCCCCAATATATCACGCTCAAAGTCTACTGCATTAATTCCCAGTGCTTTGTATGCTTTTAGCATTGTAATTTTTGTCCATTTTGAAGTATCAACCACAGAAGGTTCATCCACCAATTGCATGCTTAAGTTTTCTCTATCGTGCCAAGGTAGGGGAAGAAATTCATTGAGAGAGTTATTGGAGAGGTCGGATTCCGAATCACTGGCCATTGGGGTGTTCGGAAATTGGAGCATTTTTGGAATAGATGGAACCGAGATGGGTCTGCTTCATCGTCGGCGTCGAATTGAAAGTGGGAAACATTGTCGTTTTCTTCATGAGCAATGGAAGTGGAAGCCTGTATTTCAACTGAGAGAGGATCGAAGGAATTTCGTAGTTCTAACAAAAAGGCTTTATAAGTACATGGGTCATGTTTATAGCCCGCAGCATCCCGGAGAGTGTTATGTTTAGGCCCAACATGATTCTTCCCCTTTTTTGGCCGCTAGAGTAGTAACTGTTGGCCTGGCCCACTTTTTTTAATTCCTTTCCCTTTTCATTTGGCCCAAGTCTTTTTAAAAGTTTGGGTTCCTGTTGGAGCTGGTTTGACCGGCTCTTTAATAATTAAAGCTGGGCCCCTCACTTGCACATTTTTGGATTCTGGCACTGTGCTGCTTTTTGGTGCAGGATTCGATGGTACCAAGACGACATCTACCTGCTTCTCTGCTGCAAAAGGTATTGTGTAAAGATTGATGGGTTTTGGGGTTGGTCGGCGTCGGTCCTCCGCCAAAATCGAGGTTTCAAATCTCCAACTCTGCAGGTCAAGCTCCAAAGTCGTCGGAAGTTTTCTGCCGGAATTTTTGACGCAGATTCGAGCCTAGGAAAAATGATTTCTGTTTTTTGTGTTCTCATCACCCCCTATGAATCCCCCACATCTATCACCaatatttttgaaatgaaattCTCTGGTGTCCATGCATGAAGAGGAATACCAAAGATCTTTACCCAAATAGATTCCGGCTTGCTACCAGTCAAGTTTGTGCCTATGGTTGAGAGATGTCTTCCATTCCAGAATCAATTCCCCGCAATGGTTCGTGCAGCCTCCTTCTGGATGGAAACTCGAAGAGGAAGCGATTGTGGTCCATAGGTGTTACTCCTAGTTCAGGAGTGATATTCCATCTATTTAGAAACCACTTGTGTGTGGTGTCTGTGTTAGGGCTGATGTTGAATAGATCATTGAAGGTACCGATTAAACTTCTGCCGAGCGGGTGTGCGTTGTCCTTAGCCTTCGATGTAGGGATCAAGATCTCCGGCCAACTTTCTATCTTTGCTGCTTCAAAATAAGACCTGAGTAATGGAACTGGTGGATGTAATGTTCTTTGATTCTCGAAGTTGCCGAGAAAACGGAGGTTGTTCTGAGCTATGTCGGACCAGCCACTGTTGTATTTAGCTTCTGGGATAATCACTGCGTTCTTTTTTTCTCCCTGCCATACCTCAACTCTTAGGAATATGCCATAAATGTTGTAATTTTGGTAGACTCTGTAAAGAAATTGTTGTTGTGTTCTTCCCCATCTTCTGTAGAAACCCCCTTCCCCCTTCCCCCTTTGCTATCATCTCTATTAATTATGATAGTGAATCAGTTGCTTCTTTCTATGAGCATAAACTAAGCATCCCCGTTGTTGATAAGTTCAAAAGATTTTTCCCTGAAATAAAGAAAGTTTTGTCCCCCataatgaagaaaaatattgtcGGAATAAAGCTCACCGGAGAGAGTTTCAGTGGTGAGTAGAGAGAAAAGGCCCATTTTCCAAGTCGGAGAGAAAAGTTAGAGAGAACATTTTTTGCCATAAGAAATTCCTTCTGTGTTTGTCAAGTCTTGTCAAGTCTCTGAATAACCGTAGAAGAAATAGGGAAGAGAGACATCATATAAGTTGGGAGTGCATCTAAAACTGAATTTATAAGGGTGAGTCTACCCCCAAGGTACAAATATTGAGATTTCCACCTGGACagtttcttttcacattttttaatTACATTGTTCCATATCTCCTTGGATCTAAATTTTTTCACCCAAGGGCATTCCTAGATAAATAGTAGGCAAGGATCCTACTTCTCCCAAGATCAATGCCAATTGCTCCATGTCAAGTACTTCATTGAGAGAGTATAAGAAGCTTTTTCTCCAATTGATATGCAGTCTAGACATGCCTTCAAATAGAACCAGAATGATTCTCAGAGACCTCAACTGTGTTTCTTCAGCATCACAAAAAACTAAGGTGTCATCAGCATAATGCAAATGTTTGTTACTTCCAGGATGATGTTTTCATTCTTGGCAACCTCAAACCCATTAATCAACCCATTGACTTTTGTTATCTTGACCATGTTATTCAGACCTTCCATAAGGTGAAAAAAAAAGGAGACAAGGGATCTCTCTGTCTTAAACATCTACAACTTCAGGAGATCTATTTATGAGAATGGAAAATTTGACAGTATAAATACAATGTTCCATCCATTTGATCCATATTTTCCCAAAGCCCATTCTTGCTAGAATCTTCAGCAAGAAATTCCAGTTGACATGGTCATACGCCTTCTCCAACTTACAAAGATTTCTTGGCTTCATCTGTTTAATTCTAGAGTCCACAACTTAATTAGCAATTAAATCAGCATCCATTATTTGTCTTCCTTTGATAAAAACCATCTGTTGAGAATCCACCAATTTATCTATCACCCTTTTGAGTCTTTCTATTAAAACTTTTGAGAATAATTTGTATACACTACTTATTAGGCTTATAGGCCTAAAGTCTTTCATCTCCTTCGCTCCTGTCTTCTTGCGAATCAAAGCTATATAAGTTGCACTAAAACTTTTCTCAAAAATTCCATGTGAGTGGAAATTATAGAAAGCTTCCATAGTCCTACTTCACCGCATCCCAACATTTGATAAAGAATCCCATTGTGTAACCATGAGGACCATGGGCTTTGTCCATGGCACACATCTTTAGGCATCCAAGTACCTCTTGTTCGTCAAAATTTCTTTGCGACAACTTCTTCTCTTCTTCGGTTATAGTTGGACAGTTGACAAAATTACTAGCAGGTCTCCATTCTAGAGGTGAGTTCCCCAATTTGAACTTACTTTGCTATTAAAATACTCCATTTCTTGCATTCCATTTGTATTTGTTAAATAATCTATCCAACTCATTATTTGTTAATAAATGATCTCTTTGTAGAATTAATTCTTATACCCATCTtctattgatattattttgtggAAGTAAAAACTTTAAAAGCATAGTGtgtaaattcttttttcaatatCAGAAAAAAGAGGGTGTAGGCATGTCGTCATTTTCCTGAGAAAATATCCTTTGTGAGGAaatgaaaagtattttttttttcaagttaatTCTTGTTTGGAGTTCAACATGGTATCCCAATAGTATTTAAagctaagttgctccgacacggCAGCTTAGGTgtcgcacccgtgtcgacacgacactagtataggtgtgggtatgggatccgtaccggatttggtcaaataattttgggtactttgTTGACAACGGACGAAAAAAttcgagacgagatacaatttgattcacgaaatcagaaccaaaactatgataaattttaagaaaatagcATACCTTATCTATGAACTCAATCCTTTGCTTATCTaaaacttgagaataaaaaaaaatccacattttacaagctatacgtaacatatttttaattatttttagccggatccTCGCACCCATGTCCGTACTAGGATTCATAtccccgaatcttaaaatttatatcgcgaaggatccgacctctagatccgcacccgtgtcggacacccgcacccgtgtccgagcaacttaaATTTAAAGCCTACTCGGGGTAGGGGTATTGCATTCCTAGCTTGTAATGTTGATATAGTCTTGATAAGTAGATAAGGATCTTGCCAGAAGCAGCAGTATTTTTAAAAGATAAGGGAAGACTGAAAAGTTCTAACTGAGAGTGATTTGCTGATATGGTATTGAAAAGGAGGAGGGGATACAAATAACTTCTGCTTCAGCTAACAATGTCACATGGCTGAGGTTATGCTTCCCTTACTCTGCTACCGATCGAAAAAAAAGTGTTTCTCTTACTCTGGTCTCTAGAATTGTGAACTGCCCAGCTTCTTATCAGTGTCATTGGAATCCTTTTttatttgattgtttgaatgTCATTGTAATCCTTACATATTTTGAAAAGAGCTAAAGTTTGAAGCTTGAGGAAATTCTACTGGTCTTtactttgttattttattttcattgtaCACACTTTTGAAGTTCTCTGAAAGATAACTTTGCATCTAGCCATTTTTATCTAGCTGATATGcaataatttatatttaaaaagaacATAATTCTTTTTGTTGCATACTTGCCTTCATGTCAAAACATTTGTTTGGTTCATTTGTTCTCAATGTTTCTTTATTCTTTCATCAAGTCATTCTCAATTGCTTGGGAAAGGGATTATAAATGGTTTGATCACGTTCTAGGGACCAAACAATTAGAGGATCGTATTTATACTGAGATAAGAGgaagaattaaagaagatgaCATATCTGCACCATCGCGGAGAGGACCATACTACTACTACAGGAGGAACTTGGAGGGTAAGGAATATGTCCAACACTGTAGATGCTCTGTGCCTACAAGTACAGCTCCAACATCTGTTTATGATACAATGCCAACTGGACCTGATGCTCCTCCAGAGCATATCATCTTGGATGAGAATGTCAAAGCGCTAGAGCACACATACTACAGCATTGGTAGTTTCAAAGTAAGAACATGTCTTTTGTGCAGATGTTTATAGCTATTCCTTGTCTATTGTTGCTTTATAGCTTCTTATCTTATTTCATAGtaattttcctctcttcaggtCAGTCCAAATAACAAGTTAGTTGCATATGCAGAGGACACCAAAGGAGATGAGATATACACTGTTTATGTTATCAATGCAGAGTCAGGAATTTTGGTTGGGAAACCTCTGGTTGGTGCCATTACATCATATCTTGAATGGGCAGGTGATGAAGCCTTAGTTTACATCACAATGGATGGGATCCTTCGACCAGACAAGGTTTTGATTTCATCTTGGACCCTTAGGAAATACTAAGTGATTTATTCCTTCAGTAACATCCAGTTCCCAACTTTCGGCTGGTATAATTTTTGATAATGATATTGTTTTTATGCTCCATGATTGTTGTTTAGTTTGGTTAAATCTCTTGAGCTAACAATGATATCTATTGTTGTCAAAATAGAAGCTAGTTATCCATCAAAAAAGGGATTCTTATTTAGAGAAAGTTGATTGAAAAGATCTAACAGTGTTGCTAAAATCATTGACAGTATATTGTTTTTGTTTGGCTTGCTTATCTTGGTGAGATGTAAAACTTATGTTTTTTCTGTTTGCCACTACCTCAACTACCTCAACCTCCATCAATGTTCTACTTGATAAATCTTTTCTGTTGGCTTTATAACGAGCTTTATGGATTCGTCTGATTGGAATTCATCTTAATTTTGCTTATCCAGGTATTCTTTCTCCTGATTTATATTAGTTTTGACAGGCCTGGTTGCATAAATTGGGAACTAACCAGTCAGATGACTCTTGCCTTTATCATGAAAAGGACGAGACATTTTCTTTGGATCTTCAGGCATCCGAGAGCAAGAAATATTTATTTGTTGCATCCGAGAGTAAAAATACAAGATTTGTCTTTTATCTAGACACTTCAAAACCTGAAAATAATTTGTTGGTATTAACACCACGTATGACTGGCATTGACACATCAGCTAGTCATCGTGGAGACCATTTCTTCATCCAGAGGAGAAGTGATGAATGTTTTAATTCAGAATTACTTGCATGCCCTGTGGAAAATATATCTGCTACCACTGTTCTCCTTCCTCACCGTCCAAGGTAATTTTTAGAAAGATGACCAGTTTGTTGACATTTCAAAACAACTTCCAGGAATTGTTGAGTTCTAATTGTCAAtttgtatgttttttctttttacttgTTCTTTCTTAGTTCTTACCATGATAATTAGATAAGCTTAGTGAGCTCTACTGAACCATGGAAATACTGTAAATATCTTCTACttcctctatttcaatttatgtgtcTTAGTTTGACTCagatggagtttaagaaaagtaAGAAAAACTTTTAAATCTTGTGGTCTTAAAGTAAAGATGTGTATAATGTACCAAAATATCCTTTAATCTTGTGGTCTTAAATATGCATGTGGAATGTTGGACTTAAAAGAGTTACTAAATATAGAAAGAGGTATTCTTTTCAAAACAGACTAAAATCTCAAAAGAGGCAATATCATCGTGTGCTTTCAGTTTGCTCGAAATCTCAAAAGGTCTTCCATCTGATATGCTCTTTTGTATTTGGTTTGATCTATGAATTCCAGGAGTGAGCAGAACTTTGATTCTTTTATGCAATTTCCACTATCTTATCAATTCTAGCATATTTTTGGTGCTTGATTGGCCGCTATTACTCCTCAAGAAGTGCCAATAAGAAAACAAAGGTCTATAGTTTCTTTCCCTGCATCTGCCCCGGAAACCTGCTATGAATGCTTATTTTGCCGTCTTCTGTAGCATCACCAAAGCTCTATCCAACTTTACGTCGTTACAACCTGATACCTAATTTAGGCACATCCCTGCCTATCCAAAGCTCCCCAAAAGTCATTTTATATCTGTTGAGCTTAGATTTCCACTAACTTAACAAACCTGGGCAAAGTCCTTTTGTAAATTTCAAACCATAGGAAATGTGCAAAGGGGTTGGAAAAGATATTCCACTTCTTCATGCTCTATTTTTCAAGTAAAAAGTATTATAGTGCAATTTCATGATTATTGCTCATTAAATTTGGTTGTCGTGCAGTGTCAAGCTCCAGGACATACAACTTTTTACGGACCATCTTGCTGTTCATGAACGTGAAAATGGTCTACCTAGAATAACTGTATATCGCCTTCCTGCTGTTGGAGAGCCACTAGAAAGACTTCAAGGTGGTCGTGCTGTTGATTTTGTTGATCCTGTTTTCTCTGCGGATCCATTAGAATCAGAATTCGAATCCAGCGTACTCAGGTTTTCTTATAGCTCAATGAGAACCCCGCTTTCTGTATATGACTATGATATGGACACAGGGGTTTCggtgctgaagaagattgagACGGTGAGTTACATGAGTGATTACTGACTTGTGATGGTAAATCGAGTTGGTTTTATTATGCGTCTAATGTATTTACTCATTATAGACTTGCCTCTTctaaattttgtttttgtttatgaGCACACCTTTTACATCAAACACAGTCTTACTATCTGTTAACTTGTACTCCCTGCGTTTCAATTtgtgtgaacctatttgactgggcacggagtttatgAACTCACTAAACTAATAATACCACTGCCAGTAAACTACATCTGCCAACGACTAAACTAAGAAGGCTTTCCCTGCAACTAAACAGCTAAACTAGTAAACTAGTAAACTACAGCAGTACAACGGCTCCGACCAAACATCTGCCAGACAAAAACTTAATACCACTGCCAGTTAACAAATACCACTGCCAACACATAAAGAGCAGCACAACAAATAAACTTAATGGCAACAACTAACATGCCAACAAGGCAGTCAACAACATAACAAATATCACAAGCCAACAAGGCAGTCAAGTGCTAATGCTTACTACTGACAATAAGAGCAAATTGTCTAATAAACTAACACATTAAGTTTAAATAAGTctaataaattcaaaataacacaacttgtctcaaatcaacttaaatacgaatttcTGGAAGACGCTCAAGACAACCCCTGACATGCTTCCTTAAACCATATGTGCCATCCCTCTTTGGATGAACATTAAAGACTCGACCACATGGCTTGCACTCTACTTTGCGAACTTCTTCGTTATCTTgtaccacctcaaagtgttccaaACATGTGAGCGCACTTTAGGAGCACGGAGCATGATTGAACTTGAACCTaacaaaaaataagataaaatgataagttagaatataattttttgatGATAAAAGAACAAAACTACAAAAGTATATCACCAAACAAATAGAGTATTAAACTTACCACTCAAGTTGCAACTATACATCAACAATGCTAGTAATGCTTCCATTATTTTCCATATCTAAAGATAATTCGACCAAATATGTCATACAACATAAACAAGTGGAATATATTATTTTGAACTAAAACACAAACAAATTATTAAAGCTTACCAAGTTCAAGTTCCTCAAGATACTCACACTTTCTTCAACACTAATAAAATTCTTCTCTTCTCTAAGCCAATCTTGAACACAAACAAGAGCTTGCACGCATttaggagtcaatgaactcctaaatgaatcaagaatgcGGCCACCGGTGCTGAACGCACATTCCGACGCCACACTAGAAATTGGAATGGCCAACACATCACGAGGCAACTCTGAAAGAATAGGAAATCTAGGAGCATGTGTTTTCCACCAACTTAAGAAACTTTATCATGTTCCTCGCATTCACCCAATCATCAGATTCAAGAGGACCTGCACTACTACCGTCTTCACAAAGATGAGAACAAAGATAGACAGAAAATCCATCATAAAAAAGATGAAACTTGTAAAAGGCCTTTTCAAAGTTTTGCTCCGTATCCAACATCAAATAGGTGTAATTCCACCTAgtaggaacatccaaacacaaTATTTTGGTACAT
The nucleotide sequence above comes from Nicotiana tabacum cultivar K326 chromosome 12, ASM71507v2, whole genome shotgun sequence. Encoded proteins:
- the LOC107828831 gene encoding uncharacterized protein LOC107828831 isoform X3; its protein translation is MIQCVGRALFLVLVSTPAITTRTKLSIPFHSRSCSPFSQRAMAKTMPSAKKVRHEMEMFGDVRVDNYYWLRDDSRSDPEVLSYLHQENAYTDSVMSGTKQLEDRIYTEIRGRIKEDDISAPSRRGPYYYYRRNLEGKEYVQHCRCSVPTSTAPTSVYDTMPTGPDAPPEHIILDENVKALEHTYYSIGSFKVSPNNKLVAYAEDTKGDEIYTVYVINAESGILVGKPLVGAITSYLEWAGDEALVYITMDGILRPDKAWLHKLGTNQSDDSCLYHEKDETFSLDLQASESKKYLFVASESKNTRFVFYLDTSKPENNLLVLTPRMTGIDTSASHRGDHFFIQRRSDECFNSELLACPVENISATTVLLPHRPSVKLQDIQLFTDHLAVHERENGLPRITVYRLPAVGEPLERLQGGRAVDFVDPVFSADPLESEFESSVLRFSYSSMRTPLSVYDYDMDTGVSVLKKIETVLGGFDASNYVTERQWATASDGIQIPISIIYRKDLVKLDGSDPLLLYGYGSYEICIDPTFKASRLSLLDRGFIYTIAHIRGGGEMGRQWYENGKLLKKKNTFTDFIACAEYLIDKKYCSKEKLCINGRSAGGLLIGAVVNMRPDLFKAAVAGVPFVDVVTTMLDPTIPLTTSEWVEWGDPRKEEFYSYIKSYSPVDNVKAQNYPDILVTAGLNDPRVMYSEPAKFVAKLRDMKTDDNLLLLKCEMGAGHFSKSGRFEKLQEDAFTYTFILNALTDQQ
- the LOC107828831 gene encoding uncharacterized protein LOC107828831 isoform X2 → MIQCVGRALFLVLVSTPAITTRTKLSIPFHSRSCSPFSQRAMAKTMPSAKKVRHEMEMFGDVRVDNYYWLRDDSRSDPEVLSYLHQENAYTDSVMSGTKQLEDRIYTEIRGRIKEDDISAPSRRGPYYYYRRNLEGKEYVQHCRCSVPTSTAPTSVYDTMPTGPDAPPEHIILDENVKALEHTYYSIGSFKVSPNNKLVAYAEDTKGDEIYTVYVINAESGILVGKPLVGAITSYLEWAGDEALVYITMDGILRPDKAWLHKLGTNQSDDSCLYHEKDETFSLDLQASESKKYLFVASESKNTRFVFYLDTSKPENNLLVLTPRMTGIDTSASHRGDHFFIQRRSDECFNSELLACPVENISATTVLLPHRPSVKLQDIQLFTDHLAVHERENGLPRITVYRLPAVGEPLERLQGGRAVDFVDPVFSADPLESEFESSVLRFSYSSMRTPLSVYDYDMDTGVSVLKKIETVLGGFDASNYVTERQWATASDGIQIPISIIYRKDLVKLDGSDPLLLYGYGSYEICIDPTFKASRLSLLDRGFIYTIAHIRGGGEMGRQWYENGKLLKKKNTFTDFIACAEYLIDKKYCSKEKLCINGRSAGGLLIGAVVNMRPDLFKAAVAGVPFVDVVTTMLDPTIPLTTSEWVEWGDPRKEEFYSYIKSYSPVDNVKAQNYPDILVTAGLNDPRVMYSEPAKFVAKLRDMKTDDNLLLLKCEMGAGHFSKSGRKLLNPPCLEAPGI